GACAACGTGTGATCTCAATGGGCAGCTTTGGAATACTAAATATATTATGTAGTAGATTTTTAGGCAAGCTTGGCCCTTTAGGCTGTGTTTATACCTTGTTCTAAGCACATGCATTTTCCATTGCAATCAATGGAAATGCATGAAAACCTCAAATAGTGCATGCTGCAATCTGCTTTTCATTGCACATAACTTCTGATGACATGTGTTCCCAGTAATGTCAATAAAAACACAAGGGTGAGCCCATTTGTAGACATGTTCAGCTTTGTAAACAGAGAACTTATGACCAAACAACGAACAACAAGTTCCATCTTTTTATTCATAGAGTATGAAGATTTCTACAGTTCCTACAAGTTATATAGCAtgcaaaggaaacaaagaaaaagaaaaaaaaaaaaaaacattcaacatTAACCATTCCCCTCacacaaattagaaaaaaaaaaaaaatctccaataaAGAAATGCTTGCTATCTGAAAGTCAGCCAATGTATGCACAAGCATTAGAAATAGAAAGCATCTGCTAAAATGTTTAAACACAATGtatgtacaaaaaataataaattcacaAAAGACTAAATCCCCCTTGTAGCAGAGCACATGGCAGCTGACACTGGAACAGAAGACCACCGTCTGGGATAATGAACCACGGACTGATCCAGAGGAACAAACTTAATGTGtagtggagattttttttatgttattgaaCATCAACATGTACCAAAGTttggcaatttctttttttttttcctttctttttttttttagtttaatatttatatatttatatataatgcaAATTATGTAAACAAgaggaacatttaaaaaaaaaaaaaaaaaaaaaatcgatctaCATGCAAAACTCCATGTCATGCAAGGACACCAAGCACCTTGATTTCTCTCGCACAGACAGAGCCCATGGTGTGCAGCACTCAGTTGAAGGAACAGCTATGGCAAGCAGGCAATGCTTTTACCTGCCCTCACTAAATCACTAATAAAATGGATATGCTTTCAagagcaaaacaaaaacaaaaaatatatataggtctCGGTTTGGTTTTACTTGTTTTCCATCAAATAGTACCACAGCAGAAAAAAGGAgaggtggaaaaaaaatttgAGTGTCTcactacttttatatcacacatgATGGGAGTATTTATGGACAGAGCAGAACAGAATGTCTTATTTTCACGAAAAGTAACAGAAAACATTCCACCAGGACAAAGAACCTCTCCTATAACCAATGTACATAGATCGTTACCAGTCATGCTGCCTGCAGTAGTCTGTTCAATTTAGTTGGCAGGTATGAGTGAATAAATCCCGACTTCTGTCAAATCGACttatataaaaaagggacagGGGGTCCTCAAGTGTTGTATACCTATTGCAGCTGCTGCAACTGATAGAATAGTACAATTTGGGTGACTTGCTTTAGCAACTCTGGAAAGCAGGAGATATAGGTTCTGTGCAGTTGCTATATGCATTAACAGTTCTTCACTTGGCAGTAACAttcaactatttaaaaaaaaaaaagcaagagacACAGTCCCTGGTAATATATTAACATGTATAAATTAACATACAAAtttcctgtgttaaaaaaaaaaaacttaaagtagATTAACAGGATGCAACAGAGTTGATCAACcagttaatatacaaaaaaaaaaaatatcacaagatACGAAAACACATTGACCAGACACCCAGTTCAAAGTATACATTcttctacaatatatatatatttataaaactgTGTGAAATAAAAGTAAGGATTTATATTCACGTATTGAACGGCTTATGTTCTGCTTGGCACTTTTTACTCTAGTTTTTATTTTGTCGTTTCTTTTACTCAAGTAATTAAATTAAAGCCCACCTAATGACTACATAGAAAGTTTTATATATAATTCTTGTTTATAAAAGATgaggaaacaaaaaataaatagaaaaaaaaaagccaactcccTTCTTTTTCTCCATCACACTGATATGCTcctccccactgtgctgtccttcagactttaaagtGCTACACCAAGTTATTGAGAGAATAAAAAGTTCAATAACACTTAAGTTGGCTTCATGAGGCTCATGTTGGAAAATGTGGCTTCACAGAGAAAAATACTTCCATTTAAAATACACAGAGAGCGTTGCTGGACGTCTTGAGCAGATCTTCAGAGATGGAGAAGAAAGCATAAGTGTTGGATGTTGTTCTGAAGAATCACACATCGACCACCATCTTTTTGTGGATATCTAAACCACCTACGACCTGCAGAAGAGAGGACAAGAACCGGGATGTCAGAAAAACCAAGTATACGTTTatcaaaaaatacattaaagcggagttccaccctaaaaatgaactatgaatgaacagcttgcctttaatgtaaaaaattaatacttttttactcacttctatctggctattactaggcagattttgtaATGTTCCTGGtactaggtggttcaacttcctgtcctaagatcccaatgcctcctgggaaattatgacactcatttcccaggagtctctgggcattactgtgcctaaaaattacccagcatgcacctctccctgaaaaccaggaagaaaaagaaactgggctccacatgcccacacatatgatggatacggccacaacatgagctggaggatataaggcaagtgtttgcaatgatttctggaacgattggggagctattaatatgttttagggactatttaatgtgtatTTAAATTAGGCccagaaccccgctttaaggcttGTGCTggacttaaaatggttgtaaacccttacacaccacttttaccaacaggaaagcctataataaaggcttacctgtaggtactggaaatatctcctaatccTGCACAGTTtagaacagggctcgacaaatcctggtcgccatggcgactagaaatcgCGTCCTGGCAAGTGGGGTATTAGCTGAGAAGGTGGACATGGCCCGGGCCCCGTAGGCCTTCCAGAGTCAGCGGGGATGGATCAGGAAGAGTGCTCGGCGGATGGATCAGTAAGAGTGCTCAGTGCAGCAGccactgattttttatttattttttgttccataggactggcttcggcctagtccacggccttttcccaggatcgcggcggactaggctaaagccgcggcctcgcctaaagacCTAGGACCggtgctccgcggactaggccgaagccgcggcttgCGCCTAAAACATCCTCGCCACGATCCTGGGGAAAAGCGGCATCCGAATCAAAGTGGGACGTCACCACACACTTTCACAGAGGCAttttcccgatttttttttttaatgggcaaCCAATTTTCTTATTTTAGCACCAGTAGTGCTATTTTGTTAAAACCGAGCATAATTGGAGTTTTTGCCCATAGCAATCAAAACACCTCGATTTCAAGTAGAATGAAGATCGATCTCATTTACTAATTTGGGGTCCTAGAGATTGGGTTAGGCCGGCCATAGAttaagcgattttctttcctgcaattacagtttgtaggaaagaaaatcacttgatcccccccatcaacacaggcagTTTTGATGGTGAATTTTCTCCCGCGAAGCCATTGTGTTCTCTTGGTGGAGCGTCTGGGGAAGCCATCCCTACCGGAAGAACAGTGATTAGATGCTAGCAATTGccatcagaaaaataaaaaaaataactcgattctaatttttttttttaaatcgctgatttTTTGGGGGCCAAAATCGCCCAAACTCTAGCGGTCATCCCCCTTTGCCGggcacacaaacgttttttttattaattagatGCAGAATTTATAaatctgtttttatatatatatttttttataattgctttatcatattttagattttgaaaatcgtggcaaaaactaCGGTAAACTTTACCGCCAACGCCTGCAACGCCCCAGCATGAAAGTAccctaatacaaaaaaaaaaacaaaaaactggctcctaactttcttagctggctcctagattcaaactaattttgtcaaaccctggtttagAACATATTTGCCATATATGCTTGCTCCAACATCATCGGCGCAtgctcacaaaaaaaatgggggggaatTATGCGTCGGAGTGATGTCACGTGACTCCAGCCAGTTCcacggccctggaaggaagaggggtgaagatggacacggccaccagcggggacatTGCAGGCTTTGTAGATAAATCCCTCAGCGCAAATCTACCTTCCTGCCCTTACTTGATCCTGTTCTTGCTGGCAAACATATCAGAGAAAAAGACTGTAAACAGCAACTTTGCAATATACATTTACACACCAGATAAagtaggatacattttttttttccctccactttaaaggctttaaaaaaaaagaaaaaaaacctgctaGTATCTTGAAATTTGAGAGGTGGCAAATTCCTGAAGAGTTCAACTCTTTTCAGAGTGTTCCCCATCACTCAACAATTAAAGCAGATGAACTTTCGGCAAGGGCTTGCTGACTGCATTCACTAGAAATAAAGCACAGACAAGAATATTCCTAATCCATACTCACAGCACAGAATTCTTCAAAAGATATTCTCCCATCGCCATCTTTATCTGCATTGATAATTGTTTTATCTACTATTTGTTGTAACTGTGTGTCCTTGAGGTTGTTTCCGACCATCATCTTCAACACCTGGAAAAGCTCGCCGTTTGAGATATAGCCATCCTTGTCCATGTCATATATACGGAAAGCAACTGGTAGAggagaaaacaaaaatgtcaaaatgctttcactgataccaatgcaaAGCTCCCAAGTTCCCCAAGTTTTTGTAGCCCATCTATCTTAGAGGACCCATAAAGCGAAACTTTCTTCGGTCACCTAAAACAAAGTTACTTTTATCTATACTAGTCTATTACTGGAAACCTTTCTGAAACAAGCATAATGGCTGCCTTTTTAAAGTCTTGTGCAAATgcttgttgcctggctgtcaaGCTCATCCTTGTTTAGTAGCTTTTAACAAAACCTAGAAAAACTATGCAGataaggattgtttttttttttatagatctgCATTCTTTCTCCTAGTCATCAACTGAAAGGATTGAAGTTATTGgaacagcatgacagccaggcacttTGCATTTTAAGAAGGTGGTTTGCAATGGCAGTCTCCTATTTTCTTTTGAATTAAAAGTTTAGTGTTAGTTGAAGTTTAGGGATCATCTAAATAGAAAACTGAAATAAATCCGTGTGTACCTCCAGTTCTGTTTAGTGTTTAAAGCTTAAAGTGTTTCCCtataacaaacgtgttatacttacctgctctgttgctgtggatttgcacagagcagcccagatcctcctcttctcgggctcctcttgtgctcctggcccctctctcctgttcagtgccccccactgcaagcagcttgctatggggttaCCCGAgcagagtcacagctccctgtgtctattgAGACACCAAGCCCGCCCCTTCTCATGATTGGCTAGCTGCCTGACagcagccaatggcgctgctgctgtgtctcagccaatcaggggggagaACCTCAGacagctgagacactcgtggacatttctggaaggagagggacctcaggcaagtgttggggggctgctgcacacagaaggctcttTATCTCAATGCTAGAACGgattacgataaaaaaaaaaaaaaattgactttacaaTACCTTTAACTCCAACTTTTGATACACTTTGCAGAGTTTGTTTTGGCCAAGCTGACCCAAACAAACTATGACCCTCACTAACACGTGAGGCTGCTGGATGTGTGGTATAAACGCTACAAAAAGTTTATACAGCACAGCCATCAGCCTTACATGTTAGTGGAGGACAGTTTGTTTATTTCAAAAGCTTGAGTTACGCTCCTATTAAAATGGATCTTATGCTCTTGGAGAAACTCAGTGCTTTTGAAATTTGGTCTACTCAGCATTTACAGGGCCTCACCAGAATGACTAAGTTACTTCACCCCATCCAGTGCAGAAGCCAAGATAACCATTTGTGGGACGTGCTTGAAAAACAAGTCCCATCCATGGAGGTCAAACCTCGCAACTTGCAggacctaaagtggttgtaaagccttaaagttttttttcacctAGAACGCATTTGGGTAAAAAAccctctgtgctgcagctcccctcCATACAccccctccttttctttcttATCTGAACCGGATCCAGCTATGTGCACAAGCCCAGCAACTCCCTCTTCTAATTGGACAGATTAAtagcagcaggaaccattggctcccgctgctgtcaattaatagCTGTGACACAGGAGCAGGGGGGTCGGGTCGAGTCCCGCTGTCTGCTcaaatggacacagcagcaggacttgACAGCAAGCTAGCCCAGGTGCCCCCAAGGAAAGCTGCTTTCTTATGAGGGTGCTGCCGTCAATCAAAGCCAGGAACAAGGGAttggggggcggggcagagtcccaCTGTCTATAGACAGAAAGTGAGGCCTGGAAACAAGCCAGcagtgagtgcccccatagaaagcagtTTTCTATTGGGGCACTCACCAGAGGAGGGAGAGCTGGGAAAcccaagagaaaaataaaaataaaaaataggaggTTGGGGGGCCACTCtctgcaattccattgcacagaggaggcaagtagaaacctgtaataaaaaaaaaaaaaagagaaaaataaagaaaaaaagagaaagaaaaacgaAAGACATTTACACTCACGTTAAAAAGATAGGCTACTTATGACTTGATGCCAGACACCACAGAGTACCTTCTAGTGGCACGGTCTGCATGGATCAGGGCTGTTTTGGATGGCAAAGGGAGCAGTTTTATTGATAaaggggacctactcaatattaggtgggtgatctactcaatattaggtgggtgatcACAGTTATAGCTGATGTTGGTCCCCATTTCCAGGAAATTGGAGAAGCAAATGCACAATGTGCCTCATGTTTCAAAGTGTCGATAGTAAAGGTGTCTGTATTGCTCTGCCTTCATTCTATCCTGAATCGTACTTCTGGCTAAGGGACAATAATTCTAACACTTTTATACAAGGCCTAGGTTTGATTACAGGTGCTGCTCTGGAACAAGGGTCTCTCTGGAGTTAATTTCCACTAATAAGCAGAACAAAGTGTGCTGAAATAGTATTGAGCTCATTATGCCACTCACTAATTTAGGATGCTTTTACTGCCATTAAATGCAAAAATAGGAATTTTCCTGCATGGAGATTTTACACACTGGCTCCATTGTGTACCTCATTGTTTCACTACTTTGACTAAGCACCGGCAAAGAATAAAGGCTGGAGCTCAGGCATTCCCTTCTGACAGTGAGGGGCACAAGTAAAAGAACCAGTTTGACATCACACATCCTGAATGGGCCAGAAATACCAAAGACTTGAAACCTGGATGCAGCGCTGCATTCCAAAGACGCAAACTCTCTGGGCTCAACGTAGACAGATGGTATCAAAAAAGACCATTCAACTGAAAtctatttttatgaaaaaaagtgAAGAGGGCTATTCTATATCCAGATACTTTATTATTTCCCTTAGCTGGTAAAACCTGAGTACAGAGATCTCAACAAAAGCCTGGGAATGCCCAGGAAAATACCAAGACTACTTACAGGCTTACAGTACAGAGATCATGAAGTCCTCATGGGTAAACCGGCAGAGGATCAGGACAGCGAGTGGCACAGGCAGCACCAGTGCTGCACGTTGGCAATGTTGCCTAATCTACAGCAAGTATATTGCTTTGTATGTTCTGCCcaggtccactttaaaattgCATATTGTTAACCATTTACATGAGTCATCCCTACCACACTCACACATTAAGATAATACATTTTACTAAAAAGCAAGCGATGCAAATTTTTAGATTCAGCTTGTTATATTTAGGCCATGCAAAGTGTTACAGAAAAAGTGCTTCCAAAAGTTGAAGTAGAACTGCAatagattaccaaaagtattgagacgccgGCCTTTACCCTGCACATGTCCacaaggagtgtgtctatgggaatatttgaccattttttcagaagtgcatttgtgagatcaggcactgatgttagacgagaagacctagcttgcagtctctgctctaatttacctcaaaggtgttctattgggttgaggtcaggactctgttccaacatgactgtgaaccagtgcacacagcaaggtccataaaaatatGGATGAGcacgtttggggtggaggaacttgactggcctgcacagaatcctgaccttaACTCgacagaacacttttgggatgaattagagtggagactgcgagccaggccttctctccaacgtccgtgcctgaccttacaaatgtgcttttggaagaatggtaaaacattcccattaagacactcctaaatcttgtggaaagtcttcccagagttgaagctgttatagctgcaaagggtgggtcaacttaatattgaacgctacagaccaagactggaatgccattaaagttaatatgcatgtaaaggcaggtgtcccaatacttttgacaatatagtgtgtctaggcaattttttttggatagcataagcTTTTTTTGccatgtgtcccattggggagatttatcttcacttcctgtccatagccaaaacaggaagcgagagaAAATCCCTGTAAATTAAGGGAACTTCTTGGGGCCCCCAGaactattactgttctggggagttttttttttactgttaatcACTAGCGACCATCTCACGCACATATaatgcagcaggtcggctctcctgcatgAACTGACGTACCCGTATGTCGGTCTGTGCAAGGTGTATAGCTGGCGCATGCTCCCACAGACTCTATGTCCGCCAGCGGCCCCGTGATCGCAGTGAGGTTGTGTAGAACAATAcgattccccgttctgcctagtgacatgacagatcTACTGttccagtgatcaggaacagtgatctatgTCATGTTCCtagcagcccatcccccctacagttagaacacgcccagggaacacacttaaccccttgatcgccccctagtgtcaacctctttcctgccagtgtcatttttacattgatcagtgctataaaatgcactgatcaacgCAATAATTGTCAgcagcaatgtcgcagtcctgctaaaaatcgcagaccattaccagtaaaaatacaatttaataaaagtccctaaatctgtcccatagtttgtagacgcgataacttttgcgcaaaccgaatTTATACACCcctatataaacttttttttttttttttaccaaaaacatgtagaataatatataatcggcctaaactgatgaatgttttagttttaatattgtttttttttttataggtatagcagaattttttatttttttttattttaattgtccctctgtttatagcgcaataaaaaaaagttttgcctttagtcatACTTTAAACACATCTAGCTATGTTTGACATCTTGGAAACCAAATCAGTCTTTCCCTTTTCTatggagaagaaaaagaaaaatctatttgCTGGGTGATCCAAATCGAGAGATAGATTGAATTTTTATATCGATTTGCCGACCCGATGTCAATTTTACCTGATTCACCTCCTATATATTAACGTTTACCAGAGTtggagccctttcacacgtacggacaaacggtccgttttttacaagtccgtaaacagacttttaatgcttccctatgggattgcagacgttggcggatgatgcatccgcaaacatccgcgtccgcaaagatccgctttttcggacagaagaaaaccctatttttcttccgtctggcggaacggatcagaTGAATACAGACACAGGgtctgtattcatccgattccccataggggagagcggaggaaagatagggcggtctctgcacagtgtgcggggaccgccctgtccgcagacagctcagcggggatttacagatgacccccgctgagccgacggacacacacggggcggatcaatacggatccgctccgtgtgaaagggccctaatggaaaagtcatgtttgcagtgaagatacagtatctcacaaaagtacaccCCTCTGATTTTTGTGggtattttattacatctttccATGTGActccactgaagaaattacactttgctacaatataaagtagtgagtgtacagcttgtataacagtgtaaatttgctgtcccctcaaaataacaacacacagccagCCATTAAAGGTATgagccgctggcaacaaaagtgattcgaccccaagtgaaaatgtccaaattgggcccaattagccatttcccctccctggtgtcatgtgacaggtttgtgttacaaggtctaaggtgtgaatggggagcaggtgtgttaaatttggtgtcatcactctctcatactggtcactggaagttcaacatggcacctcattgcaaagagctctctgaggatctgaaaaaaataaaaataaatgttgctctacataaagatggcctagactatgagaagattgccaagaccctgaaactgagctgtagcacgatggccaagaccatacagtggtttaacaggacaggttcaaacaaagaacaggcctcaccatggtctaccaaagaagttgagtgcacatactcagcgtcatatccagaggttgttttCGGGAAATAGACATGagcgctgccagcattgctgcagagtttaaaggggtgggtggggggggggggggggggtcagtgctcagaccatacgccacacacagcatcaaattagtctgcatggcCGTCATCCCAGAaggtgtacactcactactttacattgtagcagaagtaatttcttcagtgttgtcaagatatacatttttttttttacaaaaatgtgatgtgtactcacttttgtgcgaTACTGTACACAAGCAAAGATTTTAATATTCATGTTTAATAAAGCTCAGAGGAGGTGTTTGCAGTATACTAAGAAACAGGTTTTGTATAGACTGCATCTACAGTGCTTGTAGCATTATGTTAGCGGACAGAGGAATGCAGCAGGACAGCCTCTACAAACCTGATGCACATAATGTCCTCATGTCTGAAATGTGTCAGAGGCTTTCACACGACTACCCACATACATACACTACATATAATACTTACACCTCAGTTTCTGTTCCTTGTCACCCTTTACACTGAACTGAGAAACGCCTTCAataaattctgcaaaaaaaaaaaaaaaggattacaatTTTTAAATTGTTGACATATCTTGGACAACACTGTCATTTATTGCCAAGGGTGTaatgtttaaaaacaaacataagaGACCAATAAATACGACATTTCTAATGTACACAGCATGTAGGGAAGCAAAGTGGAATCTGACTGGCTGTTCCCTCCATTTATAACTGGAGCCATCACAAAGCACTGTGGGGTGACGACTTCCAGCGATTGGTTCGTATTGTTACTCAGAGAACACGGATCTGTCCGACAACCACTGCtgtttattatacacaatttactgCATAgaacgccaacagtttgcacagtgcattAAGGGATACAAAACAGTTACAAAATAGGGTTAGGAGGGCCCGGCTGGCGACAGCTTACAATTgattaggaagggggggggggggggtgcatcttCAATGCTTTATATCCCTTTAATATTTCCACTGACTGATAGCTTGACTTAATTTTGTAacattcaccttaaccacttgctgcccaccCACATTACATTTACTGTTGGTGGCACAGCTAGGCCATCGCAGAGTACTTCCTGCTTTTCGGGAGCCTATGAGTGCAGCCCCTGCTGGCCTGTGCAGTGATTGGATACAGCCCGAGTTTGTCAGTATGGTAAAGTCAATGATTATGACTGTATACATGCTGatcagctgtagccaatcacagcacagaccTCCGTTTGTAAACACAGGCTCTAGCTGGATTTTTTCCTGCCTTTCAGAAATGAATGCAAGGCCAGACACCCAGCTGGATCAGCGGGTATAGGCAGTACACATACTCTTGTTAGGCACAGTTAACCACTTAATTTCCCTCCTGATTACCTGTCACCCAACCAGCGACATGAGTAAAGTATTATCACTGTAATCATGTCACCAGCAACATCAGTGTTCCCTCCCAGACAGTGATAGTGTGGTGGGGGAATCGGGTGCCAACACAGCCTCAAGAAATTAAGAAATCGACTTGGTATTTG
The sequence above is drawn from the Rana temporaria chromosome 4, aRanTem1.1, whole genome shotgun sequence genome and encodes:
- the PPP3R1 gene encoding calcineurin subunit B type 1 isoform X1, which produces MDQTAKKKKGNEASYPLEMCSHFDADEIKRLGKRFKKLDLDNSGSLSVEEFMSLPELQQNPLVQRVIDIFDTDGNGEVDFKEFIEGVSQFSVKGDKEQKLRFAFRIYDMDKDGYISNGELFQVLKMMVGNNLKDTQLQQIVDKTIINADKDGDGRISFEEFCAVVGGLDIHKKMVVDV
- the PPP3R1 gene encoding calcineurin subunit B type 1 isoform X2 — translated: MGNEASYPLEMCSHFDADEIKRLGKRFKKLDLDNSGSLSVEEFMSLPELQQNPLVQRVIDIFDTDGNGEVDFKEFIEGVSQFSVKGDKEQKLRFAFRIYDMDKDGYISNGELFQVLKMMVGNNLKDTQLQQIVDKTIINADKDGDGRISFEEFCAVVGGLDIHKKMVVDV